A genomic region of Cannabis sativa cultivar Pink pepper isolate KNU-18-1 chromosome 1, ASM2916894v1, whole genome shotgun sequence contains the following coding sequences:
- the LOC115704244 gene encoding polygalacturonase-like — MVLQQNKKVSLLVILLAISVATINCQTFDVTKYGAKPDGQIDQALADAWKEACAAPSKATIVVPKGTYNLNKAFFLGPCKSPVVFQMDGILMAPSAAKGFKDGEGWVTFEKVQHLTITGTGTFDGNGGQSWGKKCKRTDYCEQLPINIRLNFITDSVIEGITTKDSKQFHFTVLEGVNLLFTNLKIIAPEESWTTDGIHLGRSTNITITDTTIATGDDCISIGDGTKQLKITKVTCGPGHGISVGSLGKYQNELPVEDITVTDCTFKGTSNGVRIKTWQGSTDGVAKGMHFEKLTMDNVETPIIIDQKYCPWGACTQFEGKPSKIKVSDVVFKDIKGTSSTPKVLYLVCGAYPCEGIQLNNIDLKTTGSKIKGPAKSVCTNVKPEMSGTVNLPPCTSDDSA; from the exons ATGGTTCTACAACAAAACAAGAAGGTTTCTTTATTGGTTATTCTTCTAGCAATTTCAGTGGCAACTATTAATTGCCAAACCTTTGATGTGACCAAGTATGGAGCAAAACCTGATGGTCAAATCGATCag GCCTTAGCGGACGCTTGGAAAGAAGCATGTGCAGCACCATCTAAGGCGACAATAGTAGTTCCTAAAGGGACATACAATTTAAACAAAGCATTTTTTCTGGGACCATGCAAGTCTCCTGTGGTGTTTCAGATGGACGGTATACTAATGGCCCCGAGCGCTGCCAAAGGCTTTAAAGATGGAGAAGGTTGGGTCACTTTTGAAAAGGTCCAACACCTAACTATCACTGGTACAGGAACTTTCGATGGTAATGGTGGACAAAGTTGGGGAAAGAAATGCAAGAGAACAGATTATTGTGAACAACTCCCAATT AACATTAGGTTAAATTTTATAACTGACTCTGTGATCGAGGGTATCACAACAAAAGACAGCAAACAATTTCACTTCACAGTTTTAGAAGGAGTGAACTTGTTATTCACAAATCTTAAGATAATAGCTCCAGAAGAAAGTTGGACCACGGATGGAATCCACCTTGGTCGTTCGACCAACATCACTATCACTGACACCACCATTGCAACTGGTGACGATTGCATCTCTATTGGAGACGGAACCAAACAGTTGAAGATCACCAAGGTAACATGTGGGCCGGGCCATGGAATCAGTGTTGGCAGCCTTGGAAAGTATCAGAATGAACTTCCAGTAGAAGACATCACTGTCACTGACTGCACATTCAAAGGAACCTCAAATGGAGTCAGGATCAAGACATGGCAAGGGTCTACTGATGGTGTTGCGAAGGGCATGCACTTTGAGAAACTCACCATGGATAATGTTGAAACGCCAATAATTATTGATCAGAAATATTGTCCATGGGGCGCATGCACACAGTTTGAAGGG AAGCCATCTAAGATCAAGGTTAGCGATGTGGTGTTCAAAGACATTAAGGGAACTTCTTCAACTCCTAAAGTTTTGTATCTTGTTTGTGGGGCATATCCGTGCGAAGGTATACAACTTAATAATATTGATCTCAAAACTACTGGTAGTAAGATTAAAGGGCCAGCCAAATCCGTTTGCACGAATGTTAAACCCGAGATGTCCGGCACTGTAAACCTACCGCCTTGCACTAGTGATGACTCTGCATAA